The Blattabacterium cuenoti genome includes a region encoding these proteins:
- the atpB gene encoding F0F1 ATP synthase subunit A, protein MISRNSIFFFLFLFFSFFVESSESSDFNHMKEDKMDVASTILNHISDSHEWHVAGTHKHGIVLHLPVILWNHGLEIFSSSQFSCGNVVKGKYGYYKMFRGTIYQTDSVGSLSYSSSRGIGVLNNDKPWDFSITKNVVSILISSFLLFYLFIRMRRSYRNYQINKWSLGIFLEYLILFIRDEIAIPNIGNKKYKIFLPFLLTSFFFILINNLMGIVPGFPNVTGNINITLGLAMMTFIVTNINSNMSYWKHIFWTKDVPIGIRFLLAPIEFFGIFIRPLTLCIRLFANITAGHIIILSFICLIFIFKNFFIAGFSIIFGFFISMLEIMVAFLQAFIFTTLSALLIGMSVKNYDFDNKTH, encoded by the coding sequence ATGATTTCAAGAAATTCGATATTCTTTTTTTTATTTTTATTTTTTTCCTTTTTCGTTGAATCTTCTGAATCTTCTGATTTTAATCATATGAAAGAAGATAAAATGGATGTAGCTAGTACTATTTTGAATCATATCAGTGATTCTCATGAATGGCATGTCGCAGGAACTCATAAACATGGAATTGTTCTTCATTTACCAGTTATATTGTGGAATCATGGATTAGAAATTTTTTCTTCATCTCAATTTTCATGTGGAAATGTGGTGAAGGGGAAATATGGGTATTATAAGATGTTTAGAGGAACGATTTATCAAACTGATAGTGTTGGATCTTTATCTTATTCTAGTTCTAGAGGAATAGGAGTATTAAATAATGATAAACCTTGGGACTTTTCTATCACAAAAAATGTAGTATCTATTTTGATTTCTTCTTTTTTGTTGTTTTATCTTTTTATACGAATGAGACGTAGTTATCGAAACTATCAAATTAACAAATGGAGTTTAGGAATTTTTTTAGAATATTTAATTCTATTTATACGAGATGAAATCGCAATTCCTAATATTGGAAATAAAAAGTATAAAATTTTTCTTCCTTTTTTGTTAACATCCTTTTTTTTTATATTAATTAATAATTTAATGGGTATTGTTCCAGGATTTCCAAATGTAACAGGTAATATAAATATTACATTAGGATTGGCTATGATGACATTTATTGTAACCAATATAAATTCAAATATGAGTTATTGGAAACACATTTTTTGGACAAAAGATGTTCCAATAGGTATTAGATTTTTATTAGCTCCAATTGAATTTTTTGGAATTTTTATTCGTCCATTAACTTTGTGCATTCGATTATTTGCTAATATTACTGCTGGACATATAATTATTTTAAGTTTTATTTGTCTTATTTTTATTTTTAAAAATTTTTTCATAGCTGGTTTTTCCATAATTTTTGGTTTTTTTATTTCCATGTTAGAGATTATGGTAGCCTTTTTACAAGCTTTTATTTTTACAACTTTATCTGCTTTACTTATAGGAATGTCTGTCAAGAATTATGACTTTGATAATAAAACGCATTAA
- a CDS encoding trans-sulfuration enzyme family protein — protein MKEETRLIQNILSDPLTGAISTPIYQTSTYVQKAPGIHKGFDYTRTNNPTRKILENLITDLEYGHASLAFSSGLASVDAVLKLLKNGSEVVAVDDIYGGTFRILNLYKKFGIHTKFVDTTDAEKTISYISDKTKLVWLESPTNPTLKISDIEYISKESKRKNPTILIVVDNTFASPAIQNPLKLGSDIVVHSATKYLAGHSDVLAGLITVKDIDLYEKLKYIQNATGGVLSPIDCWLTIRGCQTLYLRIKKQSENAFQIASFLKKNNKIDKIYYPGLGHHKNHLIAGKQQRYFGGIVSFSLKKDTIESAKKIVTSTNLFKLAESLGGTKSLICHPATMTHKSTPLEVRIHAGIQNSLIRLSLGIENVEDLIEDIDQALKSL, from the coding sequence ATGAAGGAAGAAACAAGGCTTATTCAAAATATTTTATCTGATCCTCTTACAGGTGCAATATCTACTCCAATATATCAAACATCAACATACGTACAGAAAGCTCCTGGAATTCATAAAGGATTTGATTACACTAGAACTAATAATCCTACAAGAAAGATATTAGAAAACTTAATAACAGACTTAGAATATGGTCATGCTAGTTTGGCATTTTCATCTGGACTAGCATCTGTGGATGCTGTATTAAAATTATTAAAAAATGGAAGTGAAGTAGTAGCTGTAGACGATATTTATGGAGGAACGTTTCGTATATTAAATTTGTATAAAAAATTTGGTATTCACACTAAATTTGTAGATACAACAGATGCAGAAAAAACAATTTCTTACATATCTGATAAAACAAAATTAGTTTGGTTAGAATCACCAACTAATCCTACATTAAAGATATCTGATATAGAATATATCAGCAAAGAATCAAAAAGAAAAAATCCAACAATCTTAATTGTTGTAGATAATACTTTTGCTTCTCCAGCTATTCAAAATCCTTTAAAATTAGGATCAGATATAGTTGTTCATAGTGCAACAAAATATTTAGCAGGACATTCAGATGTATTAGCTGGATTAATTACAGTAAAAGATATAGATTTATATGAAAAATTAAAATATATTCAAAACGCAACGGGAGGTGTTTTATCTCCTATTGATTGTTGGTTGACAATCAGAGGATGCCAAACATTATACTTACGCATAAAAAAACAATCTGAAAATGCCTTTCAAATTGCTTCTTTTTTAAAGAAAAATAATAAAATAGATAAAATTTATTATCCTGGATTGGGTCATCATAAAAATCATTTGATAGCAGGAAAGCAACAACGATATTTTGGAGGAATTGTTTCTTTTAGTCTGAAAAAAGATACAATAGAATCAGCTAAAAAAATTGTAACCTCCACCAACTTATTCAAGTTGGCAGAAAGTTTAGGAGGGACTAAAAGTTTAATTTGTCATCCTGCAACTATGACTCACAAATCGACTCCTTTAGAGGTTAGAATTCATGCTGGTATACAAAATTCTCTTATTCGTTTGTCTCTGGGAATAGAAAATGTAGAAGATCTGATAGAAGATATTGATCAGGCTTTAAAA
- the atpE gene encoding ATP synthase F0 subunit C, which translates to MDIDLTYSGLAALGSGLAVIGAGLGIGKIGSSAMDAISRQPEASDKIQNAMIIASALIEGAALFGIVTTLLAVFK; encoded by the coding sequence ATGGATATAGATTTAACTTACTCAGGTTTAGCTGCTTTAGGATCCGGTCTTGCAGTGATAGGAGCAGGATTAGGAATTGGGAAAATTGGTAGTTCTGCAATGGATGCAATTTCTAGACAACCTGAAGCTTCAGATAAAATACAAAATGCTATGATTATAGCATCTGCATTAATCGAAGGAGCAGCATTATTTGGAATTGTTACGACATTATTAGCTGTATTTAAATAA
- the atpH gene encoding ATP synthase F1 subunit delta, giving the protein MFSNQKIIQHYARILFEYSVTRKDHEIFYQKVKKTSFLLKKNIILNQILYTSLLNSEKKIKIFKKIFYVFDVLLFKFMNLLIIKKRESLIEEIFLRYQEIYEKDQKKIVISVITSAFPLKTDVQNLIAKKIISNKKKFHIINKIDKSIIGGFLFRVGYKEWDFSIRKQLSRIKKIF; this is encoded by the coding sequence ATGTTTTCAAATCAAAAAATTATTCAACATTATGCTAGAATCCTTTTTGAATATTCTGTTACTAGGAAAGATCATGAAATTTTCTATCAAAAAGTAAAGAAAACATCTTTTTTATTGAAAAAGAACATAATTCTAAATCAGATTCTTTATACTTCTTTATTAAATTCTGAAAAAAAAATAAAAATATTTAAAAAGATATTTTATGTTTTTGATGTTTTGCTTTTTAAATTTATGAATTTACTCATTATAAAAAAAAGAGAATCTCTTATAGAAGAAATCTTTTTAAGATATCAGGAAATATATGAAAAAGATCAAAAAAAAATCGTAATATCTGTTATTACATCTGCTTTTCCTTTAAAAACGGATGTACAGAATCTTATTGCAAAAAAAATAATATCTAATAAAAAAAAATTTCATATCATCAATAAAATTGATAAATCTATTATTGGAGGTTTTCTATTTCGTGTAGGATATAAAGAATGGGACTTTAGTATTCGGAAACAATTATCCCGTATTAAAAAAATATTTTAA
- the atpF gene encoding F0F1 ATP synthase subunit B, with product MDLITPSIGLIVWHTIIFIILMFFLSKFAWKPIMNFIDQREKKIKMSIEKADEIKEELKNVENKKNKILKETRIKRDMILKEAIQIKEKIQLRAQEEGIIEKKKIIEETNKNIKIEKEIAIREFKNKIGDISIQIAEKILKKELDQKNKQDQFIKELVDKLY from the coding sequence ATGGATTTAATAACTCCTTCTATTGGTTTAATTGTTTGGCATACAATAATATTTATAATACTCATGTTCTTTCTTTCAAAATTTGCTTGGAAACCTATTATGAATTTTATTGATCAAAGAGAGAAAAAAATTAAAATGTCTATTGAAAAAGCTGATGAAATAAAAGAAGAATTAAAAAATGTAGAAAATAAAAAAAATAAAATTTTAAAAGAAACTCGCATAAAAAGAGATATGATTTTGAAAGAAGCTATTCAGATAAAAGAGAAAATACAATTAAGAGCTCAAGAGGAAGGCATAATAGAAAAGAAAAAAATTATAGAAGAAACAAATAAAAATATAAAAATAGAAAAAGAAATTGCAATTCGAGAATTCAAAAATAAAATAGGAGATATTTCTATTCAAATAGCCGAAAAAATATTAAAAAAAGAGTTGGATCAAAAAAATAAACAAGATCAATTTATAAAAGAATTAGTAGATAAACTGTATTAA